One window from the genome of Parachlamydiales bacterium encodes:
- the metG gene encoding methionine--tRNA ligase, with translation MSKTLKHKEKILITSALLYANGPMHFGHIAGAYLPADCYARFKRLQGNDVLYISGSDEYGMAITLSAELAGKTPREHVDNFHHINQSLFAKMNVSFDHYARTTWEGHIPVTHAYFNDLYQAGHIVEKVTDQLYSEKDDKFLADRYVIGTCPKCGYEKARGDECGQCGTSYDAIDLINPCSKLTGSPLTRRPTKHWFLQLEDFKGELLTWLEGKNWKPNVVNFIKGYIDGLHARAITRDMTWGVPIPLPGTEGKVLYVWFDAPIGYISATIEWAQLNGTPEKWKDYWQDPKTKLVQFIGKDNIPFHAAIFPAMTMGQKQPYKLVDELPANEFYKLEGRQFSKSDGWYIDLEEFLKTYTSDQIRYTIASNMPETSDSEFTWKDFQLKVNSELVGKFGNLVNRVLVFAQQHCDGAVPKAGELSDKDRQFLADLETLHNELNEAFENFKVRRACQLVMEIAQKGNVYFNDKKPWQDAKEQQFEKVNTTIRLCIECLRILAIASYPIIPESAQKIWRMLGLNLPVNLDEKLEEDMKLGKPEILFQKIEDSAIEAEVAKLHASLHKEEAASAKAKCAHVNVITIDQVRSVDLCVAKVVAAEKITKSTKLLKLQLDDGSKMRTIVAGIATYYTPEEILNKHIVLVANLQPAKLLGVESHGMLLAAKWDDKLELLTVPNAPPGSRIG, from the coding sequence ATGTCGAAGACTCTAAAACATAAAGAAAAAATCTTAATAACTTCTGCACTTCTCTACGCAAACGGTCCTATGCACTTTGGTCATATTGCTGGCGCTTATCTACCGGCTGATTGCTATGCCCGTTTCAAAAGACTCCAAGGTAATGATGTCCTATATATCAGCGGTTCTGACGAATATGGCATGGCAATCACCCTCAGCGCCGAGTTGGCTGGAAAAACACCGCGAGAACATGTGGACAACTTCCACCACATCAACCAGTCGCTTTTTGCCAAAATGAATGTCTCGTTCGACCATTATGCTCGTACCACTTGGGAAGGCCATATCCCTGTTACACATGCTTACTTCAATGACTTATATCAAGCAGGACATATCGTTGAGAAGGTGACAGACCAACTTTATTCAGAAAAAGATGATAAATTCTTAGCAGACCGCTATGTGATAGGAACTTGCCCTAAATGCGGCTACGAGAAAGCGCGTGGCGATGAATGCGGACAATGCGGCACTTCCTATGACGCGATCGATCTTATCAATCCTTGCTCAAAACTTACCGGATCACCACTAACCCGTAGACCCACAAAACATTGGTTTCTTCAGCTGGAAGATTTCAAAGGCGAATTGCTCACATGGTTGGAAGGTAAAAATTGGAAGCCTAACGTCGTCAATTTTATCAAGGGGTATATTGACGGGCTGCATGCCAGAGCGATCACACGCGATATGACATGGGGTGTTCCTATTCCCTTGCCCGGTACAGAAGGTAAAGTACTATACGTTTGGTTTGATGCTCCCATAGGATATATCTCAGCTACGATTGAATGGGCTCAGCTCAATGGCACCCCGGAAAAATGGAAAGACTATTGGCAGGATCCCAAAACCAAGCTTGTACAGTTTATCGGAAAAGACAACATCCCTTTTCATGCCGCTATATTCCCCGCCATGACAATGGGTCAAAAGCAGCCATACAAACTGGTGGATGAACTTCCGGCTAACGAATTCTATAAACTGGAAGGCCGTCAATTCAGTAAGTCCGATGGATGGTATATCGATTTGGAAGAATTCTTAAAAACTTATACAAGCGATCAAATCCGCTATACCATTGCTTCCAATATGCCCGAAACATCAGATTCTGAATTTACATGGAAAGATTTTCAGCTCAAAGTCAATAGCGAACTTGTTGGAAAGTTTGGTAACTTAGTCAACCGTGTGCTTGTGTTTGCACAACAGCATTGCGATGGGGCAGTCCCGAAAGCAGGGGAGTTATCGGATAAAGACCGTCAATTCCTGGCAGACTTAGAGACGCTTCACAACGAGCTAAATGAAGCTTTTGAAAATTTCAAGGTTCGCCGCGCCTGTCAGTTGGTCATGGAAATTGCTCAGAAGGGAAACGTTTACTTTAACGATAAAAAACCTTGGCAAGATGCAAAAGAGCAGCAATTTGAGAAAGTCAATACAACTATCCGTCTATGTATTGAATGCCTGCGAATCCTTGCAATAGCGAGTTATCCTATTATTCCTGAGAGCGCACAAAAAATTTGGCGTATGCTGGGTTTAAATCTTCCTGTAAATCTAGACGAAAAACTGGAAGAGGATATGAAGTTAGGTAAGCCGGAAATTCTTTTCCAAAAGATTGAGGATAGCGCTATTGAAGCGGAAGTTGCTAAGCTGCACGCCTCCCTGCATAAGGAAGAAGCAGCATCAGCAAAAGCAAAATGTGCGCATGTAAATGTGATTACTATTGATCAAGTCCGCAGCGTAGACCTTTGTGTTGCAAAAGTAGTTGCTGCCGAGAAGATAACTAAAAGCACAAAACTCCTCAAACTACAATTGGATGATGGATCTAAAATGCGTACGATTGTTGCAGGGATAGCTACTTACTACACTCCGGAAGAAATTTTGAATAAACACATTGTATTAGTCGCTAACTTGCAGCCGGCTAAACTTTTGGGAGTGGAAAGCCACGGAATGCTATTAGCAGCAAAATGGGATGATAAGCTCGAACTTTTGACCGTACCCAATGCTCCACCGGGTTCACGTATTGGATAA
- a CDS encoding DUF4019 domain-containing protein: MRSFINLKFILAALTITSVCYGATYTPQASPSQQPATTPSEDQQTPAAQLPQADLEAGLAAGEQWLKFIDSGTYTSSWDNGSLQFKTVVSKGDWDTAMKKLRQPLGTVKSRKLVDLRTAVNPPGVAKGDYIVLVYDTDFSTRPKAGELLTLVKESDGQWRVMSYFAR, encoded by the coding sequence ATGCGTAGTTTTATAAATTTGAAGTTCATTCTTGCTGCACTAACCATTACATCGGTTTGTTACGGCGCAACATACACTCCTCAAGCGAGTCCTTCCCAGCAACCAGCAACTACGCCGTCTGAAGATCAGCAAACTCCGGCAGCTCAGCTTCCTCAAGCTGATTTAGAAGCAGGACTTGCAGCGGGTGAGCAGTGGCTTAAATTTATCGATAGCGGCACTTATACAAGCAGTTGGGATAATGGCTCCCTACAATTCAAAACAGTGGTATCCAAAGGGGATTGGGACACTGCAATGAAGAAATTAAGACAACCACTGGGAACCGTGAAATCTAGAAAGCTTGTAGATCTACGCACAGCCGTTAATCCTCCCGGAGTAGCAAAAGGCGACTATATTGTCCTTGTGTATGATACAGACTTTTCAACACGGCCCAAGGCTGGCGAGTTATTGACCCTTGTAAAAGAAAGCGATGGCCAGTGGCGCGTTATGTCCTATTTTGCGCGTTAA
- a CDS encoding glycosyltransferase family 92 protein has translation MKIFHWFMLACIFCFGQLCAIKYQLSAVMIFNNEANFLREWIEYHKLVGVEHFWLYNNNSTDNYKEVLQPYIDSGLVELTEWPSDRLENDWDHYTLGVQPAAYVNAVNRSKKKTKWLAVIDSDEYIVPVKHATVTECLNKHFKNAAGVCVNWQCYGTSYVESIPSNKLMIESLLYKAPKDHPKNLYYKSIVRPKYVTDCGNPHYCMYKDKYFHVNCLNQQVGQQNNGVNIDLLRINHYWTGDRDRYYNIKIPRYMKWGHPMEMLIQWENCFNEEYDDSILPFAEKLRKRLGMK, from the coding sequence ATGAAAATATTTCACTGGTTTATGCTTGCATGCATATTTTGTTTTGGGCAGTTGTGCGCGATTAAATATCAGCTTTCTGCAGTAATGATCTTTAACAACGAAGCAAATTTCCTGCGTGAATGGATAGAATATCACAAATTAGTAGGTGTAGAACACTTCTGGTTATATAACAACAATAGTACAGATAATTATAAAGAGGTTTTACAGCCTTATATCGACTCAGGGCTTGTGGAACTTACCGAATGGCCATCTGACCGTTTAGAGAATGATTGGGATCATTACACCTTAGGTGTACAGCCGGCAGCATATGTAAATGCTGTTAATAGAAGTAAGAAGAAAACTAAATGGCTGGCAGTGATCGATTCAGATGAATATATCGTTCCAGTCAAACATGCAACTGTCACAGAATGTCTGAACAAGCATTTTAAAAATGCTGCAGGCGTTTGTGTAAATTGGCAGTGCTATGGAACTTCCTATGTTGAAAGCATCCCCTCCAACAAACTTATGATCGAATCATTGTTATATAAAGCACCAAAAGATCACCCAAAAAATCTATATTATAAATCTATCGTGCGCCCAAAATACGTAACCGACTGCGGCAACCCGCATTACTGTATGTATAAAGACAAGTATTTTCATGTGAACTGCCTCAATCAGCAGGTGGGACAACAAAATAATGGTGTCAACATTGACCTGCTCCGCATTAACCATTACTGGACAGGTGATAGAGATCGCTACTACAACATCAAGATTCCTCGTTATATGAAATGGGGACATCCAATGGAAATGTTAATTCAATGGGAAAACTGTTTTAATGAAGAATATGATGATAGTATTTTGCCATTTGCAGAAAAACTTAGAAAACGTTTAGGAATGAAGTGA
- the tsaD gene encoding tRNA (adenosine(37)-N6)-threonylcarbamoyltransferase complex transferase subunit TsaD, producing the protein MDLGCCCSSQPRFTGVSMLVLGIESTCDETACALVKDGKEILANIVSSQAEMHLVYGGVVPELSCRSHVETLIPTLDLALKKAGLQLSDIDLIAVAYAPGLVGALLLGLNTAKTLSLALNIPFVGVNHVEGHLYAAIMSHEEEPRFPCLGVVLSGGHTALWKVGAVGEYQLLGQTIDDAIGEAFDKVAKMLGLPYPGGPAVEELALAGKPIIPLRPGKIKDKPLDFSFSGLKTGVLYSIRKPGEEVKILSDEQRADVAASFQEAALNDVVSKVILAAQEHDLKDVILGGGVVNNKRLRVILQQKAPHLKCFWPSPEMSLDNAAMIAGLGYHVFRRKGNTGDSFTLQCQTRLPITGG; encoded by the coding sequence ATGGATCTTGGATGCTGCTGCAGCAGCCAACCTCGCTTTACCGGAGTCAGCATGCTTGTCTTAGGAATTGAAAGCACATGCGATGAAACAGCGTGTGCTCTTGTCAAGGATGGCAAAGAAATACTGGCAAATATTGTATCCTCACAAGCAGAAATGCACCTGGTCTATGGCGGAGTCGTTCCAGAGCTCTCTTGCCGGTCCCATGTAGAGACACTGATTCCCACCTTAGACCTTGCCTTAAAAAAAGCAGGATTACAGCTATCTGATATTGATCTCATTGCTGTCGCCTATGCTCCCGGTCTTGTCGGCGCGCTATTACTGGGGCTCAACACAGCCAAAACACTTAGCCTTGCTCTGAATATCCCCTTTGTCGGCGTTAACCACGTAGAAGGCCACCTGTATGCAGCTATCATGTCGCACGAAGAAGAACCGCGTTTTCCTTGTTTAGGTGTAGTGTTGTCAGGTGGACATACAGCACTGTGGAAGGTTGGTGCTGTGGGAGAATATCAATTATTAGGACAAACGATTGATGATGCTATCGGCGAAGCTTTTGATAAGGTCGCTAAGATGTTAGGTCTTCCCTATCCCGGCGGACCCGCAGTCGAAGAATTAGCATTAGCAGGAAAACCTATTATTCCCCTTCGCCCAGGTAAGATCAAAGATAAGCCGCTGGATTTTTCTTTCAGTGGACTCAAAACCGGTGTCTTATATTCAATTCGCAAGCCTGGAGAAGAGGTGAAAATATTATCAGACGAACAAAGAGCTGATGTAGCAGCATCTTTCCAGGAAGCTGCATTGAATGATGTTGTTTCTAAAGTCATCTTAGCTGCTCAAGAGCATGATTTAAAAGATGTTATCTTGGGCGGCGGAGTCGTCAATAACAAGCGGCTCAGAGTGATCCTTCAGCAAAAAGCTCCCCACTTGAAGTGCTTTTGGCCTAGTCCTGAGATGAGTTTAGATAATGCTGCTATGATAGCAGGTTTGGGGTATCATGTTTTCCGTCGTAAAGGAAATACCGGTGACAGTTTTACGTTGCAATGCCAAACACGTTTACCCATTACAGGAGGCTGA
- the pgl gene encoding 6-phosphogluconolactonase, with protein sequence MYSFDDRRNIIVIPTKDEAVQFAANDWIANAKSAISRHGAFYVALSGGSTPTAIFKNLAERHSTDIDWTKVFLFWSDERSVPPEHKDNNYRSAMEAGLIALPIPTQHIFRMHAEDGQEADKPYEELIRKTVPNAAFDLIMLGMGDDGHTASLFPHTEALKISDHLVVMNHVPQKSTWRMTFTYPLIHKAHYIVIYVLGSGKEEMVKKIFKGPFQPMEYPIQKVGTSSNKALWILDAAAAANLALPESACLS encoded by the coding sequence ATGTATTCATTTGACGATCGCAGAAATATTATTGTCATCCCTACTAAAGATGAAGCAGTGCAGTTTGCTGCCAACGATTGGATTGCAAATGCTAAATCCGCCATCAGCCGACACGGGGCCTTCTATGTTGCACTTTCCGGAGGAAGCACTCCTACAGCTATTTTCAAAAATTTAGCCGAGAGGCATAGTACAGACATCGATTGGACTAAAGTGTTCCTGTTCTGGAGTGATGAAAGGAGTGTTCCTCCTGAACACAAAGATAACAATTATCGCTCTGCAATGGAAGCCGGCCTTATCGCTTTGCCGATTCCTACACAGCATATTTTCCGGATGCATGCAGAAGACGGACAAGAGGCGGATAAACCCTATGAAGAACTTATCCGTAAAACAGTGCCTAACGCTGCCTTTGATCTGATCATGCTAGGCATGGGCGATGACGGCCACACAGCTTCCTTATTTCCTCATACAGAAGCGCTTAAAATTTCTGATCACTTAGTCGTTATGAATCACGTTCCCCAAAAATCTACCTGGCGTATGACATTCACATACCCTCTCATTCACAAAGCACATTATATCGTCATCTATGTGCTAGGGAGCGGCAAAGAAGAAATGGTTAAAAAAATCTTTAAAGGTCCTTTTCAGCCTATGGAATATCCTATTCAAAAGGTAGGAACTTCATCGAATAAAGCTTTATGGATCTTGGATGCTGCTGCAGCAGCCAACCTCGCTTTACCGGAGTCAGCATGCTTGTCTTAG
- a CDS encoding glucose-6-phosphate dehydrogenase assembly protein OpcA has product MTSTQDISDLIMPSPPSKNIPRACLFNLVAYAPNAKRLPRILEIVHAIGSKFPCRLVLITHAQEAAGVRVETLPNPCVKQKNGYDQVFIYADSEKLNKVPFLVMPYLIPDLPINLLWDEDPTSDDPVLNYLKGFATRIIFDASGIEDWSAFAHRMGVLIGQNSYDYMDISWALISSWRDTVARLFNDAQALDELRRCQKVRILCRHSTDYATGIYLLSWLSAQLDWKLVQSKQCEGVIETTFAFDKANIATAIAEQPSTVKSEHGIASVEIVTSSGTVYQMTHRPACRTVITHVIHDSCCDLPITLPFACLNQSFAFMKELLHHRSSSHYRNMLSKLTEFKNVKKNHS; this is encoded by the coding sequence ATGACATCCACACAAGATATATCCGACCTAATAATGCCTTCTCCCCCCTCCAAAAATATTCCTCGAGCTTGTTTGTTTAACTTGGTTGCATACGCACCCAACGCTAAACGTCTGCCGCGCATCTTAGAGATAGTCCACGCGATAGGATCAAAATTTCCTTGCCGGCTTGTACTGATTACGCACGCGCAAGAGGCAGCCGGTGTAAGGGTAGAGACATTACCCAATCCTTGCGTTAAGCAGAAAAACGGCTACGATCAAGTCTTCATCTATGCAGACTCAGAGAAGTTAAATAAAGTTCCTTTTCTGGTAATGCCCTATCTCATTCCCGATCTGCCCATAAACCTTTTATGGGATGAAGATCCCACTTCGGATGATCCTGTCCTTAATTATCTTAAAGGTTTTGCTACCCGTATCATTTTTGACGCTTCGGGCATTGAGGACTGGTCTGCTTTTGCACACCGCATGGGGGTTCTTATAGGTCAAAATTCGTATGACTATATGGATATCTCCTGGGCATTGATCAGCAGCTGGAGGGATACTGTAGCACGCCTATTTAATGACGCCCAAGCCCTGGACGAACTGCGCCGCTGCCAAAAGGTGCGTATCCTATGCCGCCATTCCACAGACTATGCCACAGGGATCTATCTTCTCAGTTGGCTTTCAGCACAGCTAGATTGGAAGCTTGTGCAGAGCAAACAGTGCGAAGGCGTGATCGAAACCACTTTTGCCTTCGACAAAGCGAACATCGCCACCGCAATCGCAGAACAACCCTCTACAGTAAAAAGCGAACACGGCATTGCATCTGTCGAAATCGTCACATCGAGTGGAACTGTCTATCAGATGACCCACCGTCCCGCCTGCAGAACAGTCATCACACATGTCATCCACGATAGCTGCTGCGACCTTCCTATCACACTCCCCTTTGCATGCCTTAACCAAAGTTTTGCTTTTATGAAGGAACTCCTTCACCACCGCTCTAGCAGCCATTATCGCAATATGCTCTCCAAACTGACCGAATTTAAAAACGTTAAGAAAAACCACTCCTAA
- the zwf gene encoding glucose-6-phosphate dehydrogenase, protein MTSTPALQFENPLEDLERPVKSVQPCILVIFGATGDLTGRKLLPALYNLAQDGELPVRFACVGFARRPKSHEEFREEMHKAINEFSRVKPVDDNFWKTFSESIYYHRSEFDNDEGYKDLKKFLDDLDTKLGTQGNRIYYLSTPPSYFPQIIEKLSHNNLIYEQSDQTGPWSRVIIEKPFGHDLETAQKLQTEITHYLDEQQIYRIDHYLGKETVQNLMVFRFTNPIFESLWNKQHIDHIQITVSEDIGIGTRGHFFEEAGNLRDIVQNHMMQIFSIVTMEPPNNLNAASIRSEKVKVMEAIRPFDKEQLKTNIIRGQYGPGYIEGKPVLGYREEKDVNPKSNVETFVAMQLFVDNWRWAGVPFFLRAGKRLPKRTTEIAITFNRAPSFIHQYDVKRATANVLVIRIQPDEGISLKFNCKVPGLHAPLQPVKMDFLYSSFFGSTPPEAYERLICDCIAGDNTLFASIDEVFSSWRLFSPVLNDWEQDTNPPFPNYASGTWGPKEADDLISRTGRQWRLI, encoded by the coding sequence ATGACTTCTACTCCAGCACTTCAATTCGAAAATCCTCTTGAAGATCTTGAACGTCCAGTCAAGAGTGTTCAGCCTTGTATCCTCGTTATTTTTGGCGCCACCGGTGATTTAACGGGCAGAAAACTTCTCCCTGCACTATATAATCTTGCGCAAGATGGCGAGCTACCCGTGCGTTTCGCCTGTGTCGGCTTTGCTCGCAGGCCCAAGTCCCATGAAGAATTCCGCGAAGAGATGCATAAAGCCATCAATGAGTTTTCCAGGGTAAAACCTGTGGATGATAATTTTTGGAAGACCTTTTCTGAATCCATCTACTACCACCGCTCAGAATTCGATAATGACGAAGGGTATAAGGATCTTAAAAAGTTTTTGGACGATCTCGACACTAAGCTCGGAACACAAGGGAATAGAATCTATTATCTTTCTACACCCCCAAGCTATTTTCCACAGATTATCGAGAAGTTGTCCCACAACAATCTCATCTATGAACAGAGCGATCAAACAGGACCTTGGTCACGTGTCATCATCGAGAAGCCCTTTGGCCATGATTTGGAGACAGCGCAAAAACTGCAGACAGAAATCACACACTATCTGGACGAACAGCAAATATACCGTATTGACCACTATCTAGGGAAAGAAACGGTCCAAAACTTAATGGTTTTCCGCTTTACCAATCCAATCTTCGAATCTCTTTGGAACAAGCAGCACATCGACCATATTCAAATTACTGTATCTGAAGATATCGGCATTGGAACACGTGGACACTTTTTTGAAGAAGCCGGAAACCTGCGGGATATCGTCCAAAACCACATGATGCAGATCTTCTCTATTGTCACGATGGAGCCGCCGAATAATCTAAATGCCGCTTCTATCCGTTCTGAAAAAGTTAAGGTGATGGAGGCAATCCGCCCATTTGATAAGGAACAGCTTAAAACAAATATCATCCGAGGACAATATGGTCCAGGCTATATTGAAGGCAAGCCTGTCTTAGGATATCGAGAAGAGAAAGATGTTAACCCTAAAAGCAACGTGGAAACCTTTGTCGCCATGCAGCTTTTTGTCGACAACTGGAGATGGGCAGGTGTACCATTTTTCTTGCGAGCAGGAAAAAGGCTCCCAAAACGTACGACAGAAATAGCCATTACTTTTAACCGCGCTCCTAGTTTTATCCACCAATATGATGTTAAAAGGGCAACAGCAAACGTGTTGGTCATACGCATTCAGCCGGACGAGGGTATAAGCCTGAAATTCAACTGTAAAGTCCCCGGTTTACACGCTCCCTTGCAGCCTGTAAAAATGGACTTCCTTTACAGTTCATTCTTCGGCTCCACTCCTCCAGAAGCTTATGAAAGGCTTATTTGCGACTGCATTGCTGGCGACAACACATTATTTGCTTCCATTGATGAGGTTTTTTCTTCGTGGAGGTTATTTTCCCCCGTTCTTAATGATTGGGAACAAGATACCAACCCGCCTTTCCCTAACTATGCCTCCGGAACGTGGGGTCCAAAAGAAGCTGATGACCTAATCAGCCGTACTGGACGTCAGTGGCGTTTAATATAA
- the ruvX gene encoding Holliday junction resolvase RuvX has protein sequence MADLAKRILAVDFGLARVGLAISDERQMVALTVGRVAGSKKTDVTVKTVMDALEKAQKDYRCQIDEIVVGLPLMMNGTIGFLADEVKHFAKLLEEASGRKVIFWDERLTSVQAERTLKEGGMSRKKRTQHVDNVAAVLILQNYLDHLAFKKNSVYNPD, from the coding sequence ATGGCTGATTTAGCAAAACGCATTCTCGCTGTAGACTTCGGTTTAGCGCGTGTAGGATTAGCGATCTCTGATGAACGTCAGATGGTCGCTCTTACCGTAGGCCGTGTCGCCGGATCCAAAAAGACAGACGTGACAGTTAAAACTGTGATGGATGCTTTAGAAAAAGCCCAAAAAGATTACCGCTGTCAAATCGATGAAATTGTCGTCGGTTTGCCATTAATGATGAACGGTACGATCGGTTTTTTAGCAGATGAAGTGAAGCATTTTGCTAAGCTTTTAGAGGAAGCTTCCGGCCGCAAAGTTATCTTCTGGGATGAACGCTTAACCTCGGTTCAAGCGGAACGCACCCTGAAAGAAGGGGGCATGTCTCGCAAAAAAAGAACGCAACACGTTGATAATGTGGCAGCTGTGTTAATATTGCAAAACTATTTGGATCACTTGGCTTTCAAAAAAAATTCAGTATATAATCCCGATTGA
- a CDS encoding CTP synthase, giving the protein MHCKYIFVTGGVCSSLGKGLTAASIGMLLEKKGLHIAMMKLDPYLNVDPGTMNPFQHGEVYVTDDGAETDLDLGHYFRFTSSPLSILSNTTSGQIYNTVIRRERRGDYLGKTVQVIPHITDEIKQRILACAKQSSDIDVVLVEIGGTVGDIESQPFMEAIRQFRNEHTGSCLNIHLTYVPFIKAAGEVKTKPTQHSVQVMRSIGISPEIILCRCEESLDEDVKDKISLFCNVQREAVIEEPDVRHSIYEVPLKLQEQGLDTLICRMLGLKEAFSDLTEWEKILDTIKNPKGKITLGLVGKYVLHQDAYKSVTEALHHAAMFHGYKLEVKAIEAESLPSHPTLDDCDGCLVPGGFGERGWEGKLLAAKICREQKLPYFGICLGMQVMAVEFSRNVMGWKEANSTEIDPHTPFPVISLLSEQKEVQDIGGTMRLGAYQARLTPGSLAHAAYKSDVVSERHRHRYEFNNKYLTEMEEKGFKVTGLLEGGSLCEVAEIEGHPWMLGVQSHPEFKSKPTAPHPLFVAFVGAMIKKHTGKNG; this is encoded by the coding sequence ATGCACTGTAAATATATCTTTGTCACCGGCGGCGTCTGTTCATCCCTAGGAAAAGGACTGACCGCAGCTTCTATAGGCATGCTCTTAGAGAAAAAAGGGCTGCACATTGCTATGATGAAATTAGACCCATATCTTAACGTCGATCCGGGCACGATGAATCCCTTTCAGCATGGCGAAGTTTACGTCACTGACGATGGCGCTGAAACTGACTTGGATCTAGGCCATTACTTCCGTTTTACTTCTTCGCCCCTTTCCATCCTTTCCAATACAACCTCAGGACAGATCTACAATACTGTCATTCGGCGTGAAAGACGTGGAGACTATCTAGGCAAAACAGTCCAAGTAATTCCCCACATTACCGACGAAATTAAACAACGCATTTTAGCCTGTGCAAAACAGAGCAGTGACATCGATGTCGTGCTGGTCGAGATCGGCGGTACCGTAGGCGATATCGAATCACAGCCCTTCATGGAAGCAATCCGTCAATTCCGCAACGAACATACCGGTTCCTGCTTAAATATACACCTCACCTATGTTCCTTTCATTAAGGCTGCCGGCGAGGTTAAAACTAAACCCACACAACACTCTGTACAAGTTATGCGCAGCATCGGCATTTCTCCGGAAATTATACTTTGCCGCTGTGAAGAAAGCTTGGATGAAGATGTAAAAGATAAAATCAGCCTATTTTGCAACGTCCAACGGGAAGCTGTCATCGAAGAACCGGATGTGCGCCACAGTATTTACGAAGTTCCTCTGAAGCTGCAAGAACAAGGACTCGATACTCTCATTTGCCGCATGCTAGGACTTAAAGAAGCATTCAGCGACCTGACAGAATGGGAAAAGATTTTGGACACCATCAAAAATCCTAAAGGTAAAATCACCCTTGGCCTCGTCGGTAAATACGTGCTGCACCAAGATGCATATAAGTCCGTCACTGAGGCTTTACATCATGCAGCCATGTTTCATGGTTATAAACTTGAAGTTAAAGCTATTGAGGCTGAGTCACTTCCATCTCATCCTACATTGGATGACTGCGACGGCTGCCTAGTGCCTGGCGGTTTTGGTGAAAGAGGCTGGGAAGGAAAACTCCTCGCCGCTAAAATCTGCCGCGAGCAAAAACTCCCTTATTTTGGCATTTGCTTAGGCATGCAAGTCATGGCTGTTGAATTTAGTCGCAATGTGATGGGGTGGAAGGAAGCCAATAGCACTGAAATTGATCCTCACACACCTTTTCCGGTGATTTCCCTGTTATCTGAACAAAAAGAAGTGCAAGATATAGGCGGAACAATGCGTTTAGGCGCCTATCAAGCTAGGTTAACGCCAGGCAGCCTTGCCCATGCTGCTTATAAAAGCGATGTTGTTAGCGAAAGGCACCGCCATCGCTACGAATTCAACAATAAATATTTAACCGAAATGGAAGAAAAAGGTTTCAAAGTCACCGGCTTACTCGAAGGGGGCTCCCTGTGTGAAGTCGCCGAAATCGAAGGACATCCTTGGATGCTAGGAGTTCAGTCCCATCCTGAGTTCAAATCCAAGCCTACAGCACCTCATCCGCTCTTTGTCGCTTTTGTGGGCGCCATGATCAAAAAACATACCGGCAAAAATGGCTGA